Proteins found in one Asterias rubens chromosome 12, eAstRub1.3, whole genome shotgun sequence genomic segment:
- the LOC117297551 gene encoding HEAT repeat-containing protein 1-like, with the protein MATSLAQQLKRLALPEAQAAAGVQTKQRKSLLFDPKEAAALDRETFYAVGINGLQELENIDPTFQEFENTLFDETSKAMERSVQTKEVNDRLDRKIGKFLLRLSPYFLLKPAQKALEWLIYRFNIHQYNIDDLLRCVIPYHDTNIFVRVVQLLDLSNKTNKWHWLQSLQTPGVPLAKSILITQCYKDPGFLQFVCNLVPSAIKAHKKASSHASDRGDAYSTDSEAPSTKSEDALLRVVTCFYCSAIVGMIEVAKPVTEKLLSDTLPFVLKGLKSRFVDYQAASYMIVCQLAIKIKMKLDLVDPIIRCICRNLSHPLAVEGLSCVAILCHTQPVTEFPEVAFQKLCTFSSTISAMEVLSQAPNATPLLRLFLTRLLHAAVHSVVVGDQTEGQEGEGEMYWTVLEGLLQRVKLDVALTNEVAKVLLQEYVGVRKELWKKTELVQNLKQKASPIVSALEKRYPEAMDLAIGSFMSQDISKKEQKLMQELISMSASAAKHKVISGTSTTLILSLNHASPDVRVLGIQHLKERVEAGDVLEEFCIESLMQRLHDDKIGVINQTLGIGEPLCKILPQEKLFDRLKEILLKRKMKSQRGIKNVQLSLKLMTNGVSWDEHRNLLIPLVVPYMFSRGEEMADADSKIMDVIKDSTLSKDYPIFRNIGQTFKLNEEPSKLPGALIETMASNLVKMEQKERMKLIEVLVAHVQQPSPSQQAYSFILDVLLLRTAHHLQDQAEKIEVALTLLKVLEKDVGKMLTPGFSIVEPKIPLPEMSDLPDGLDVHLVSLLTQRLKPRQDGDAPTMHQSHLTMTLWCLGNLVVDVRMPQCLKTETKLWSASRPKFDPTSQYLAWLLRLLDVLTEAAVAKEKKFKQVQEFKGILSKVIEEHLNTPDILWNFLSLVWSSCSQTPSEQLFPVSAFYQARCLHIALTSAKEQSMTSDVAERLLGQNSEVLPTLLVVLSSEVQPIRAASARCLQALATSFKDEPYMPYIWLGQYLAERTDELSADPTYIKQALKLYFAHIDAGTTAEETQKTPSTPKKKKKAAKPPADSTHPKPECLRWLLEFVNSGNTPRFLQRALLEIMSEVKNKIVLSSLLGMLNDLLGRSQGQLSNDEVIIVEFIIQQFTPATAAILSDYFEALSCALSMEKNMQTGKKSPQKMVLKQITPLFFQEIPTPDLKQTLFSKLIDQQVETKEAAVAASFGRTLRKLPLEAEQIVLELDKLQIVGKAKNLRQAKKARMTKEPSMDDEKSSDAETRRWQRVTHIVELLQQKKLKKIKGVAQLVPALFTLLSRCLELDQTAQENSMEYLKQLILTTLLNICNQLTPDSKTTAAAESALSQAQFSVEVVVQCIRTTDNPQTHRHALMLLAAAAGLFPEHVLHNIMAIFTFMGANMLHQDDSYSFQVIMRTVETVIPALIKASEQQTVTTDLKGGVEEVVVMVMRVFVDAYPHIPEHRRLPLFGQLMKTVGEEKYLSKMLALLIGGYVTKGAAAMHPGDEVDVKGPGRSIDFWLSLSQEFSPHVQITSLTRLLEYVSTLTEDKKLGQKSTTMATRRAGTKPKQPKEQTNQEPTFDADPHIRARQMRQFRFTAVCFMPHVVSSSDFIQKVANVSQNDSDKLKKLLQRLLEVLLGYITQVAQSVHKNAGKDTAKFWRALLHRSYDALDKVNALLPAKIFIDVIAHLLSNKLPTIRRKALELLNNKLLHSKDYFNEKQNDGLLGLISGLLTIATATKEQPTDADEVDANRHTALYSLKLLSALLGEGRPVEFGPVLEASVTICHEERVNAQVQGSAMLCLAECVRNLRAHSIQCLPRFMPRLLDVLASKENIVSSDLHLMSAVTAVQKVIETLPHFQSPYLVDLLLQICRLSSNTEEEKSQLNLRLKALSHNLSSTVSVRVLLPTFSLAYERMVDTNPASIGPLMEFVSDHLGALDKTDMTAYQQHAITFFLVALDYRTKHADLSLPEVDAVEGHVIRAVLTLVMKLSEASFRPMLLKVVDWATRSTSPKDRLLTLYRLSDAIADKLKSLFTLFAGHLVAKAADLLDSNNTHKTDKPFFEESSDSDEKSSLLLVRILDCLHKCFMYDKGTFVSKERFQRLMQPLVDQIENMQGTDDAYRERVSQHLTPCIAQLLVSSRDSSTWQPLNYQVLLKTRHSSPKVRFAALTVLQELHKKLAEDYLSLLPETIPFLAELMEDESEEVEQHCQLVVNDLEKTLGEPLQKYF; encoded by the exons ATGGCGACGTCTTTAGCACAGCAGCTGAAGCGTCTTGCGCTTCCAGAGGCTCAGGCCGCTGCCGGAGTTCAAACCAAACAACGAAAGTCGCTGCTTTTTGACCCCAAGGAGGCTGCAGCTTTAGATCGTGAGACGTTCTACGCTGTTG GTATAAATGGATTGCAAGAGCTGGAAAACATTGATCCAACTTTCCAAGAGTTTGAGAACACCCTCTTCGATGAAACGTCTAAAGCAATGGAGCGTTCCGTGCAGACTAAAGAAGTCAACGATCGTCTTGATCGTAAGATCGGGAAGTTCTTGCTTCGGCTCTCACCATATTTCCTCCTGAAGCCGGCACAGAAAGCCCTTGAGTGGCTCATATATAG ATTCAACATCCACCAGTACAACATTGACGATTTACTGAGGTGTGTCATTCCGTACCATGACACCAATATCTTCGTCCGCGTTGTGCAGCTTTTGGATCTCAGCAACAAAACCAACAAGTGGCACTGGCTGCAGTCTCTCCAG ACTCCCGGCGTCCCTCTCGCTAAGTCAATTCTTATCACCCAGTGCTACAAGGACCCTGGCTTTCTGCAGTTTGTGTGTAACCTGGTCCCATCAGCGATCAAG GCCCACAAAAAAGCCTCCTCTCATGCTAGCGATCGTGGTGATGCGTATTCAACAGACAGCGAAGCGCCCTCGACAAAGTCGGAAGATGCCCTCCTGCGAGTCGTTACCTGTTTTTACTGCTCGGCCATTGTCGGGATGATCGAGGTTGCCAAACCCGTAACGGAGAAGCTGCTGTCCGACACTCTTCCGTTTGTTTTGAAGGGTCTGAAATCAAG ATTTGTTGATTACCAAGCTGCCAGCTACATGATCGTCTGCCAGCTGGCCATCAAGATCAAGATGAAACTGGACCTCGTTGACCCCATCATAAGATGCATCTGCAGG AATTTGAGTCACCCCCTGGCTGTGGAGGGACTCTCTTGTGTAGCTATCCTGTGCCACACGCAACCAGTTACGGAATTTCCTGAAGT TGCCTTCCAGAAGCTGTGCACATTTAGTAGTACAATCAGTGCAATGGAGGTGCTGTCTCAGGCACCGAACGCAACCCCTCTGTTGAGGCTGTTCCTCACACGCCTCCTCCATGCAGCGGTGCACAGTGTAGTGGTCGGGGACCAGACCGAAGGCCAGGAGGGGGAAGGAGAGATGTACTGGACTGTTCTGGAGGGATTGCTGCAGCGGGTCAAACTTGATGTGGCGCTGACCAATGAAGTCGCTAA AGTGCTTCTGCAAGAGTACGTCGGGGTCAGGAAAGAGCTGTGGAAGAAGACGGAACTGGTACAAAACTTGAAGCAGAAAGCATCACCGATTGTTTCTGCCCTAGAGAAAAG GTATCCTGAAGCAATGGATCTTGCTATTGGATCGTTCATGTCGCAAGATATCAGCAAAAAGGAGCAGAAGCTGATGCAAGAACTCATCTCCATGTCTGCCTCGGCCGCCAAACACAAG GTCATCTCAGGAACGTCAACAACCCTGATCCTAAGCCTGAACCACGCCAGCCCCGACGTTAGGGTGCTCGGCATTCAGCATCTCAAGGAGCGCGTGGAAGCGGGTGACGTCTTGGAGGAGTTCTGTATCGAGTCGTTGATGCAGCGTCTCCATGACGACAAGATTGGCGTCATAAATCAGACACTTGGAATAGGCGAg CCGCTGTGCAAGATTCTTCCACAAGAGAAACTGTTTGATCGCCTCAAGGAGATTCTACTGAAGAGGAAGATGAAGTCGCAGAGAGG GATAAAAAATGTTCAGCTGTCTCTAAAACTGATGACCAACGGAGTCTCATGGGATGAACATCGCAATCTTCTGATACCCCTCGTTGTGCCTTACATGTTCTCCCGTGGGGAAGAGATGGCTGATGCGGACAGCAAAATCATGGACGTTATCAAGGACTCTACGCTGTCGAAAGATTATCCCATCTTCAGGAACATTGGACAAA CGTTTAAGTTAAATGAGGAACCCTCAAAGCTTCCAGGCGCTCTAATTGAAACGATGGCATCCAACTTGGTCAAAATGGAACAGAAGGAGCGCATGAAATTG ATTGAGGTCCTGGTAGCCCATGTCCAGCAGCCAAGCCCCTCCCAGCAAGCCTACAGCTTTATCTTGGACGTCTTGCTGCTAAGGACCGCTCACCATCTGCAAGACCAAGCCGAGAAGATAGAAGTCGCTCTGACTCTTCTAAAAGTCTTGGAGAAAGACGTTGGGAAGATGCTGACGCCTGGTTTCTCCATCGTGGAG CCGAAGATACCCCTTCCTGAAATGAGTGACCTGCCTGACGGGCTCGACGTTCATCTCGTCAGTCTGCTGACGCAGAGGCTCAAGCCCAGACAAGATGGCGACGCGCCCACAATGCATCAGTCGCATCTGACGATGACACTCTGGTGTCTTGGTAACCTGGTTGTGGACGTCCGGATGCCGCAGTGCTTGAAAACCG AGACAAAGCTTTGGTCAGCCTCTCGACCCAAGTTTGACCCAACCAGCCAGTATTTGGCCTGGCTCTTGCGTCTGCTTGACGTGTTGACTGAGGCTGCGGTGGCCAAAGAGAAAAAGTTCAAACAAGTCCAGGAGTTCAAGGGAATTCTGTCAAAGGTCATAGAG GAGCATCTGAACACCCCTGATATCCTGTGGAATTTCCTGTCCTTGGTGTGGAGTTCTTGTAGCCAGACTCCCAGTGAGCAACTCTTCCCCGTGTCAGCGTTCTACCAAGCACGATGCCTCCACATTGCTCTCACCAGCGCCAAGGAACAATCCATGACCTCTGATGTTGCTGAGAGACTTCTGGGTCAAAACTCAGAGG TGCTCCCCACTTTGCTAGTGGTCTTGTCCAGCGAGGTTCAGCCAATCAGAGCGGCTTCTGCGCGCTGTCTGCAGGCATTAGCAACGAGCTTCAAGGACGAACCGTACATGCCTTATATCTGGCTCGGCCAGTATCTGGCGGAGAGGACGGACGAGCTAAGCGCTGACCCAACTTATATAAAACAG GCATTGAAACTGTACTTTGCGCACATTGATGCGGGGACTACTGCTGAAGAAACGCAAAAGACTCCTTCCACgcccaagaagaagaagaaagcaGCAAAGCCTCCAGCGGACTCCACCCATCCTAAGCCAGAATGTCTGAGATGGTTGTTGGAGTTTGTGAACAGTGGCAACACCCCGAGATTCCTTCAGCGTGCTCTTCTGGAGATCATGTCTGAAGTCAAGAACAAG ATTGTCCTGTCATCACTACTGGGCATGCTCAATGACCTCCTGGGGAGGTCACAAGGTCAACTAAGTAACGATGAGGTCATCATTGTAGAATTTATCATCCAGCAGTTCACCCCGGCAACGGCGGCTATCTTGAGTGACTATTTCGAAGCGTTGTCCTGTGCATTGAGCATGGAGAAAAACATGCAGACGGGGAAGAAGTCTCCACAGAAAATGGTCTTAAAACAG attacGCCTTTATTCTTCCAAGAGATTCCAACGCCCGATCTGAAGCAGACGCTGTTCTCCAAGTTGATTGATCAGCAAGTTGAAACTAAAGAAGCTGCCGTCGCAGCAAGCTTTGGGCGCACCCTAAGAAAA TTGCCTCTTGAAGCAGAGCAGATTGTGCTGGAGTTGGACAAGTTGCAAATTGTTGGTAAAGCCAAGAACCTCCGGCAAGCCAAGAAAGCACGGAT GACTAAAGAGCCATCGATGGACGATGAGAAGTCCTCGGATGCTGAGACACGCCGATGGCAACGAGTCACTCACATCGttgagctgcttcagcagaagaAGCTCAAGAAGATTAAGGGCGTGGCTCAGCTTGTCCCAGCGCTCTTCACTCTTCTCTCACG GTGCCTGGAGCTTGACCAAACTGCCCAAGAGAACTCCATGGAGTACCTGAAGCAGTTAATCCTGACCACTCTGCTCAACATCTGCAACCAACTCACCCCGGACAGCAAGACCACCGCCGCTGCCGAAAGCGCACTGAGTCAGGCGCAGTTTAGCGTAGAGGTGGTCGTTCAGTGTATCAGGACGACGGATAACCCACAGACGCATCGCCATGCGTTGATGCTGCTGGCTGCTGCAGCCGGTTTATTCCCA gAACATGTATTGCATAACATCATGGCCATCTTCACCTTCATGGGCGCCAACATGCTGCACCAAGACGATAGTTACAGCTTCCAGGTCATTATGCGGACCGTCGAGACCGTCATTCCAGCCCTTATCAAG GCCAGCGAACAACAAACAGTCACCACTGACCTCAAAGGTGGTGTTGAAGAGGTCGTTGTCATGGTGATGCGAGTCTTTGTGGATGCCTACCCGCACATCCCGGAGCACCGGCGTCTGCCGCTGTTCGGTCAGCTTATGAAGACAGTTGGTGAGGAGAAGTATTTATCTAAGATGCTGGCCCTGCTGATCGGCGGTTATGTCACTAAAGGTGCCGCAGCGATGCACCCGGGAGACGAAGTTGATGTTAAG ggaCCAGGCCGCAGTATCGACTTTTGGCTGTCTCTAAGCCAGGAGTTTTCCCCCCATGTTCAGATTACCAGTTTGACAAGATTATTGGAGTATGTCTCAACGCTCACCGAAGACAAGAAGCTAG GTCAAAAATCTACTACAATGGCCACTAGACGTGCCGGCACCAAACCAAAGCAGCCCAAGGAACAGACCAATCAGGAGCCAACGTTCGATGCGGATCCTCACATTCGAGCCCGTCAGATGAGGCAGTTCCGTTTCACCGCTGTCTGTTTTATGCCTCACGTGGTCTCCAGTAGCGACTTCATCCAAAAG GTTGCGAACGTTTCCCAAAATGACTCGGACAAATTGAAGAAACTGCTGCAAAG attaTTAGAGGTTTTGTTAGGGTACATCACCCAAGTAGCGCAGAGCGTTCATAAGAACGCTGGCAAAGACACGGCGAAATTCTGGAGGGCGTTGTTGCATCGCTCTTACGACGCACTGGATAAG GTTAACGCATTATTGCCGGCGAAGATTTTCATTGACGTCATCGCCCATCTCCTTAGCAACAAGCTCCCAACGATAAGACGTAAAGCCTTGGAACTACTGAACAACAAACTCCTTCATTCTAAAGACTACTTTAATGAGAAACAG AATGATGGACTACTGGGACTTATCAGTGGGCTGTTGACTATCGCCacggcaaccaaagagcaaccCACAGATGCCGACGAGGTGGACGCGAATCGACACACCGCCCTCTACAGTCTGAAACTTCTAAGCGCGCTTCTCGGAGAAGGACGCCCGGTGGAGTTTGGGCCGGTGCTGGAAGCATCGGTCACGATATGCCACGAGGAACGGGTGAATGCGCAG gtGCAGGGAAGTGCTATGCTCTGTCTAGCGGAGTGTGTCCGTAACTTGAGGGCGCACTCCATACAGTGTCTCCCGCGATTTATGCCCCGGCTTTTGGACGTGCTGGCAAGCAAGGAAAATATAGTCAG CTCTGACCTGCACCTCATGAGTGCAGTGACTGCAGTACAGAAGGTCATTGAGACCCTTCCACACTTCCAGAGCCCCTACCTTGTGGATCTTCTCTTACAG ATCTGCCGGTTGTCGAGTAACACTGAAGAGGAGAAGTCCCAACTGAACCTTAGACTGAAGGCACTGAGCCACAACCTCTCCAGCACTGTGTCCGTCAGGGTGCTCCTACCAACGTTCAGCTTGGCATATGAGAGGATGGTGGATACTAACCCA GCAAGCATTGGTCCCCTGATGGAGTTTGTGTCGGACCACCTGGGAGCATTGGATAAGACTGACATGACGGCTTACCAGCAGCACGCCATCACCTTCTTCCTTGTTGCGCTAGACTACAGAACAAAGCACGCTGAT CTAAGTTTGCCGGAGGTCGACGCAGTTGAAGGTCATGTGATACGTGCTGTGTTGACCTTAGTCATGAAGCTATCGGAAGCAAGCTTCAGGCCCATGTTATTGAAG gTGGTTGATTGGGCAACTCGCAGTACATCTCCCAAAGACCGACTCCTGACACTTTACCGACTCTCCGACGCCATCGCCGACAAACTCAAGAGTCTCTTCACTTTGTTTGCTGGTCACCTCGTTGCCAAGGCAGCCGATCTCCTCGATTCAAACAACACTCACAAAACAG ACAAGCCCTTCTTTGAGGAATCATCCGACAGTGACGAGAAGTCGTCTCTCCTCTTAGTCCGCATCTTAGACTGTCTCCATAAATGCTTCATGTACGACAAGGGAACATTCGTCTCAAAGGAGAGATTCCAACGTCTTATGCAGCCTCTAGTGGATCAG ATTGAGAACATGCAGGGAACTGACGACGCATACCGGGAGCGTGTTTCACAGCATTTGACGCCATGCATAGCTCAGCTCCTTGTTTCGTCTCGAGACTCGTCAACTTGGCAACCCCTCAACTACCAGGTCCTTCTCAAGACTAGACACAGCTCACCGAAG GTTCGGTTTGCAGCCTTGACTGTACTTCAAGAGCTCCATAAGAAGCTAGCAGAGGACTATCTATCCCTGCTACCCGAGACCATCCCATTCCTTGCGGAACTCATGGAAG ACGAATCCGAGGAAGTGGAGCAGCACTGTCAGCTGGTCGTCAATGATTTAGAGAAGACCCTTGGAGAACCCTTACAGAAATACTTCTAA